In one Melaminivora jejuensis genomic region, the following are encoded:
- a CDS encoding DUF445 domain-containing protein gives MHVPFPQPQASGEAAAAEPAASTASAASAVHARQLTRAKRQATGLLLAVIAVFALTHFLPPSLAVRCLRAVAEAAMVGALADWFAVSALFRRIPLPLVSRHTDIIARNKDRIGGNLAGFVRDKFLDAPSLVAMIRQHDPARMLAQWLAAPANAELLGRQVARLALTVLDTIEDAKIQAFLARAARTLVGRLDISATMASALGALTHEGRHQALLDALLARLGERVRTPETRQFIADTLVQWLRREHPLKQRMLPTDWLSGKGADAIAHAVDTLLKAIAEDPQHELREALDGAIARLIERLQQDPEWARRGEEIRSYLQNDELLGEYVSGMWQQVRQRLRADLQDEASELSRRVAGMGLWLGASLAGDAALRVRLNVRLELWAATFAPDVAQSVAEHIQATVQRWNAQETARLVELHIGTDLQYIRINGTIVGGLIGLALFGVSHAAPLWALLAGPGG, from the coding sequence ATGCACGTGCCATTCCCGCAGCCCCAGGCCAGCGGTGAGGCTGCGGCTGCCGAGCCAGCCGCCAGCACCGCCTCCGCTGCCTCCGCCGTCCACGCGCGCCAGCTCACGCGCGCCAAGCGCCAGGCCACGGGCTTGTTGCTGGCCGTCATTGCCGTCTTTGCGCTGACGCACTTCCTGCCGCCGAGCCTGGCCGTGCGCTGCCTGCGCGCCGTGGCCGAGGCGGCCATGGTCGGCGCGCTGGCCGACTGGTTTGCCGTCTCGGCGCTGTTTCGGCGCATCCCGCTGCCGCTGGTGTCGCGCCACACCGACATCATTGCGCGCAACAAGGATCGCATCGGCGGCAACCTGGCCGGCTTCGTGCGCGATAAGTTCCTGGACGCGCCCTCGCTGGTGGCCATGATCCGCCAGCACGACCCGGCGCGGATGCTGGCGCAGTGGCTGGCCGCACCGGCCAACGCCGAGCTGCTGGGCCGCCAGGTGGCGCGGCTGGCGCTCACCGTGCTCGACACCATCGAGGACGCCAAGATCCAGGCCTTCCTGGCGCGTGCCGCGCGCACCCTGGTCGGACGGCTGGACATCTCCGCCACCATGGCCTCGGCCCTGGGCGCGCTCACGCACGAGGGCCGGCACCAGGCGCTGCTGGATGCCCTGCTGGCACGCCTGGGCGAGCGCGTGCGCACGCCCGAGACACGCCAGTTCATCGCCGACACGCTGGTGCAGTGGCTGCGCCGCGAGCACCCGCTCAAACAGCGGATGCTGCCCACCGACTGGCTCTCGGGCAAAGGCGCCGATGCCATCGCGCACGCCGTCGATACGCTGCTCAAGGCGATCGCCGAAGACCCGCAGCACGAGTTGCGCGAGGCGCTGGACGGCGCCATTGCCCGCCTGATCGAGCGCCTGCAGCAAGACCCCGAGTGGGCGCGGCGCGGCGAGGAAATCCGCAGCTATCTGCAAAACGACGAGCTGCTGGGCGAGTATGTGTCCGGCATGTGGCAGCAGGTGCGCCAGCGCCTGCGCGCCGACCTGCAGGACGAGGCGTCCGAGCTGTCGCGCCGTGTGGCCGGCATGGGGCTGTGGCTGGGCGCCTCGCTGGCCGGCGACGCTGCCCTGCGCGTGCGCCTGAACGTGCGCCTGGAGCTGTGGGCTGCCACCTTCGCGCCGGATGTGGCGCAGTCCGTGGCCGAGCACATCCAGGCCACGGTGCAGCGCTGGAACGCCCAGGAGACGGCGCGCCTGGTCGAGCTGCACATCGGCACCGACCTGCAGTACATCCGCATCAATGGCACCATCGTGGGCGGCCTGATCGGGCTGGCGCTGTTTGGCGTGTCGCACGCCGCGCCGCTGTGGGCGCTGCTGGCGGGGCCGGGCGGCTGA
- a CDS encoding XRE family transcriptional regulator, with the protein MQDAKKRFAQQLRQAMAAAGYEAKPAVLEREFNMRHWGKPMTLHGVRRWLLGQTMPDHKKLMTLATWLDVPVQELGYGMDNPQRVSERPKAWHAGLGYQDRELFEIYLRLPVPKRRLARDVILAIARAHQAEEDERAAC; encoded by the coding sequence ATGCAGGATGCAAAAAAACGGTTTGCGCAGCAGTTACGCCAGGCCATGGCTGCGGCGGGCTATGAGGCCAAGCCCGCAGTGCTGGAGCGCGAGTTCAACATGCGCCACTGGGGCAAGCCCATGACGCTGCATGGCGTGCGCCGCTGGCTGCTGGGACAGACCATGCCCGACCACAAGAAGCTCATGACGCTGGCCACGTGGCTGGACGTTCCGGTACAGGAGCTGGGCTACGGCATGGACAACCCGCAACGCGTGAGCGAGCGTCCCAAGGCCTGGCACGCCGGCCTGGGCTACCAGGATCGCGAGTTGTTCGAGATCTATCTGCGCCTGCCCGTGCCCAAGCGGCGCCTGGCGCGCGACGTGATCCTGGCGATCGCGCGCGCCCACCAGGCCGAAGAGGACGAGCGCGCCGCCTGTTGA
- a CDS encoding aminotransferase class V-fold PLP-dependent enzyme, whose protein sequence is MPGLLPDIDPDGLLEFSVVYTDRALNHMSRRFVGVMQDILATLKEVYHAHTAVLVPGSGTFGMEAVARQFANREKVLIVRNGWFSYRWTQIFDADAGLGGGSVVCKARQQEGGSQAPWAPCPADEVAAAIRAEKPRVVFAPHVETASGIILPDDYLRTVSEAAHEVGALFVLDCVASGAMWVDMQATGVDVLISAPQKGWSGSPCCAMVMLSERARGAIEGTQSSSFSCDLKKWMQIAEGYEKGQHAYHTTMPTDALVLLRDVMLETRDYGFGRVRAEQIELGAKVRELLESRGFPSVAAEGWKAPGVVVSYTTDPGIQSGRKFLEAGLQTAAGVPLQCGEGPDFQTFRIGLFGLEKWHNVERTVGHLRAALDQVAPRG, encoded by the coding sequence ATGCCCGGACTGCTTCCCGATATCGACCCTGATGGACTGCTGGAGTTTTCCGTTGTCTATACCGACCGCGCGCTCAACCACATGTCCCGGCGCTTCGTCGGCGTCATGCAGGACATCCTGGCGACGCTCAAGGAGGTCTATCACGCGCACACCGCAGTCCTGGTGCCGGGCAGCGGCACCTTTGGCATGGAGGCCGTGGCGCGCCAGTTTGCCAACCGGGAAAAGGTGCTGATCGTGCGCAACGGCTGGTTCAGCTACCGCTGGACGCAGATCTTCGACGCCGACGCTGGCCTGGGCGGCGGCTCCGTGGTCTGCAAGGCGCGCCAGCAGGAAGGCGGCAGCCAGGCGCCCTGGGCGCCTTGCCCGGCGGACGAGGTGGCTGCCGCCATCCGCGCCGAAAAGCCCAGGGTGGTGTTTGCCCCGCATGTGGAGACGGCCAGCGGCATCATCCTGCCCGATGACTATCTGCGCACTGTGAGCGAGGCCGCGCACGAGGTCGGCGCGCTGTTCGTGCTCGACTGCGTGGCCTCGGGCGCCATGTGGGTGGACATGCAGGCCACGGGCGTGGACGTGCTGATCAGCGCGCCGCAAAAGGGCTGGAGCGGCTCGCCGTGCTGCGCCATGGTCATGCTGTCCGAGCGCGCGCGGGGCGCCATCGAGGGCACGCAAAGCTCCAGCTTCTCGTGCGACCTCAAAAAATGGATGCAGATCGCCGAAGGTTACGAAAAAGGCCAGCACGCCTACCACACCACCATGCCCACCGACGCACTGGTGCTGCTGCGCGACGTCATGCTGGAGACGCGCGACTACGGTTTCGGGCGCGTGCGCGCCGAGCAGATCGAGCTGGGCGCCAAGGTGCGCGAGCTGCTCGAATCGCGCGGCTTTCCCAGCGTCGCCGCCGAGGGCTGGAAGGCGCCGGGCGTGGTCGTGAGCTACACCACCGACCCCGGCATCCAAAGCGGCAGGAAGTTCCTCGAAGCCGGCCTGCAGACCGCCGCCGGCGTGCCGCTGCAGTGCGGCGAAGGGCCGGACTTCCAGACCTTCCGCATCGGCCTGTTCGGGCTGGAGAAATGGCACAACGTCGAGCGCACCGTAGGCCACTTGCGCGCAGCGCTCGACCAAGTGGCGCCGCGCGGCTGA
- a CDS encoding carboxyl transferase domain-containing protein gives MFEKVLIANRGEISIRIARALQELGVASLAVFAEDDAHAPHVQAADAAVALAASGPAAYLDGAQLIAIARAHGCDAIHPGYGFLSERADFAQACADAGLRFIGPTPAQLALFGDKARSRELAQQQGVPVMPGSASAVSLEQAREFFSAQGGAGVMLKAVGGGGGRGMRAVRSLAELEDAYARCQREARAAFGVEGVYVERLMEGARHIEVQVLADGHEAIALGERECTLQRRFQKLVEIAPSPSLTPALRAQLQGAALTLARAVAYEGLGTFEFLVDLRSEDLPFVFIETNARLQVEHTITEEVTGIDLVQAQVRLAAGARLAQLGLDAAAPPPVRGCAIQWRINAETLDAQGNAVPGSGRLARFDLPGGPGVRVDSHGQAGSAPSPHYDTLLAKLIVTAPDGFEAALRRSQRALAEFYIDGLATNLALLRALAERPEMRSQQVHTRWLEGVLPQLLEEAKTIAVSACPARLEGQNHTNSPAVAGDAPPAPAGALCAPMSARLVQCSVAEGEWVAAGAELALLEAMKMEHVLAAPHAGRLRQWLVAPGAQLAPGQAIVLLDAAGDQQGEAASGPATQHDPEHIRADLQRVIERHAHTLDAARPEAMARRHARGSRSARENIADLCDAGSFIEYGQLAVAAQTRRRSMEDLIANTPADGMVTGIGSVNGAHCENEERARTVVMAYDATVLAGTQGMRNHAKTDRMLGLALDQQLPVVLLAEGGGGRPGDTDMAIVAGLHVHTFAAYAALSGQVPVVGIAHGRCFAGNAALLGCSDVIIATRASNIGMGGPAMIEGGGLGVFAPEDIGPSGVQHASGVIDVLVQDEREAVAAARHYLSFFQGRARQWSAPDQRLLRAVVPENRLRVYDTRAAMTGLVDEGSLLPLRTGFGVGIHTALARIEGRPVGLLASNPAHLGGAIDAPAADKAARFMQLCNAHGLPIVSLIDTPGFMVGPDVERTAQVRHVSRLFVTAASLRVPFFAVVLRKAYGLGAMGMAAGGLHAPVFTVSWPTGEFGAMGLEGAVRLGFRKELEAVAEGAERDALFQQLLARQYAHGEAMHMASTLEIDAVIDPLETRAWLARGLASAQLREGRARFVDTW, from the coding sequence ATGTTCGAGAAAGTCCTGATCGCCAACCGCGGAGAGATTTCCATCCGCATCGCCCGCGCCCTGCAGGAGCTGGGCGTCGCCAGTCTGGCCGTCTTCGCCGAGGACGACGCCCACGCCCCGCACGTGCAGGCCGCCGATGCCGCCGTGGCCCTGGCTGCCAGCGGCCCGGCGGCCTACTTGGATGGCGCACAGCTCATCGCCATCGCCCGCGCGCACGGCTGCGATGCCATCCATCCCGGCTACGGTTTTCTGAGCGAGCGCGCCGACTTCGCCCAGGCCTGCGCTGACGCCGGCCTGCGCTTCATCGGCCCGACGCCGGCGCAGCTGGCGCTGTTCGGCGACAAGGCGCGCTCGCGCGAGTTGGCGCAGCAGCAGGGCGTGCCTGTCATGCCCGGCAGCGCCAGCGCGGTCAGCCTGGAGCAGGCGCGTGAATTCTTCAGCGCCCAGGGCGGCGCCGGCGTCATGCTCAAGGCCGTGGGCGGCGGCGGCGGGCGCGGGATGCGCGCCGTGCGCAGCCTGGCCGAGCTGGAGGACGCCTACGCGCGCTGCCAGCGCGAGGCGCGCGCCGCCTTCGGCGTCGAGGGCGTCTATGTCGAGCGCCTGATGGAAGGCGCGCGCCATATCGAAGTGCAGGTGCTGGCCGACGGCCACGAGGCCATCGCCCTGGGCGAGCGCGAATGCACGCTGCAGCGGCGCTTCCAGAAGCTGGTGGAGATTGCGCCCAGCCCTTCGCTCACGCCGGCGCTGCGCGCGCAACTGCAGGGCGCTGCGCTGACCCTGGCGCGCGCCGTGGCCTACGAAGGCCTGGGCACCTTCGAGTTCCTGGTGGACTTGCGCAGCGAGGACTTGCCCTTCGTCTTCATCGAGACCAACGCCCGGCTGCAGGTCGAGCACACCATCACCGAGGAGGTCACCGGCATCGACCTGGTGCAGGCCCAAGTGCGCCTGGCCGCCGGCGCCCGGCTGGCTCAGCTGGGGTTGGACGCCGCTGCCCCGCCCCCCGTGCGCGGCTGCGCCATCCAGTGGCGCATCAACGCCGAGACGCTGGATGCCCAGGGCAACGCCGTGCCCGGCAGTGGCCGGCTGGCGCGCTTCGACCTGCCCGGCGGCCCCGGCGTGCGTGTCGATAGCCACGGCCAGGCCGGCAGCGCGCCCTCGCCGCACTACGACACGCTGCTGGCCAAGCTGATCGTGACCGCCCCGGATGGCTTCGAGGCGGCGCTGCGCCGCTCGCAGCGCGCGCTGGCCGAGTTCTATATCGACGGCCTGGCGACCAATCTGGCGCTGCTGCGCGCGCTGGCCGAGCGGCCCGAGATGCGCAGCCAGCAAGTCCATACGCGCTGGCTGGAAGGTGTGCTGCCGCAGTTGCTGGAAGAAGCAAAAACCATAGCTGTCAGCGCTTGTCCAGCAAGGCTTGAGGGCCAAAATCATACAAATTCTCCTGCTGTTGCCGGGGATGCTCCGCCAGCCCCTGCAGGCGCCCTGTGCGCCCCTATGTCGGCGCGCCTGGTGCAGTGCAGCGTGGCCGAGGGCGAGTGGGTCGCCGCCGGCGCCGAGCTGGCCCTGCTCGAAGCCATGAAGATGGAGCACGTGCTGGCTGCGCCGCACGCGGGCCGCCTGCGCCAGTGGCTGGTGGCGCCGGGCGCGCAACTGGCGCCAGGGCAGGCCATCGTGCTGCTCGACGCCGCCGGCGACCAGCAGGGCGAGGCCGCCAGCGGCCCGGCCACGCAGCACGACCCGGAGCACATCCGCGCCGACCTGCAGCGCGTCATCGAGCGCCATGCGCACACGCTGGACGCCGCCCGGCCCGAGGCCATGGCGCGCCGCCACGCACGCGGCAGCCGCAGCGCACGCGAGAACATCGCCGACCTGTGCGACGCCGGCAGCTTCATCGAATACGGCCAGCTGGCCGTGGCCGCGCAGACGCGCCGGCGCAGCATGGAAGACCTGATCGCCAACACGCCCGCCGACGGCATGGTCACCGGCATCGGCAGCGTCAACGGCGCGCACTGCGAGAACGAGGAACGCGCCCGCACCGTGGTCATGGCCTACGACGCCACGGTGCTGGCCGGCACCCAGGGGATGCGCAACCACGCCAAGACCGACCGGATGCTGGGCCTGGCGCTGGATCAGCAGCTGCCCGTGGTGCTGCTGGCCGAGGGCGGCGGCGGTCGGCCCGGCGACACCGACATGGCCATCGTCGCCGGCCTGCACGTACACACCTTTGCCGCCTACGCCGCCCTGTCCGGCCAGGTGCCGGTGGTTGGCATCGCGCACGGACGCTGCTTTGCCGGCAATGCGGCGCTGCTGGGCTGCTCGGACGTCATCATCGCCACGCGCGCGAGCAACATCGGCATGGGCGGCCCGGCCATGATCGAGGGCGGCGGCCTGGGCGTGTTTGCGCCCGAGGACATCGGCCCGAGCGGCGTGCAGCACGCCAGCGGCGTGATCGACGTGCTGGTGCAGGATGAGCGCGAGGCCGTGGCGGCGGCGCGGCACTATCTGTCGTTCTTCCAGGGCCGGGCGCGCCAGTGGAGCGCGCCCGATCAGCGCCTGCTGCGCGCCGTGGTGCCGGAAAACCGCCTGCGCGTCTATGACACCCGCGCTGCCATGACGGGTCTGGTGGACGAGGGCAGCCTCTTGCCGCTGCGCACCGGCTTTGGCGTCGGCATCCACACGGCCCTGGCGCGCATCGAGGGCCGGCCAGTGGGCCTGCTGGCCAGCAACCCGGCGCACCTGGGCGGCGCCATCGACGCGCCGGCGGCCGACAAGGCGGCGCGCTTCATGCAGTTGTGCAACGCCCACGGACTGCCCATCGTCAGCCTGATCGACACGCCCGGCTTCATGGTCGGGCCGGATGTCGAGCGCACCGCCCAGGTGCGCCACGTCAGCCGCCTGTTCGTCACCGCCGCCAGCCTGCGCGTGCCGTTTTTTGCCGTGGTGCTGCGCAAGGCCTATGGCCTGGGGGCCATGGGCATGGCGGCGGGCGGGCTGCACGCGCCGGTGTTCACCGTCTCCTGGCCGACGGGCGAGTTCGGCGCCATGGGGCTGGAAGGGGCGGTGCGCCTGGGCTTTCGCAAGGAGTTGGAGGCCGTGGCCGAGGGGGCCGAGCGCGATGCGCTGTTCCAGCAGCTGCTGGCGCGCCAGTACGCCCACGGCGAGGCCATGCACATGGCCAGCACGCTGGAGATCGACGCCGTGATCGACCCGCTTGAGACCCGCGCCTGGCTCGCGCGCGGCCTGGCCTCGGCGCAGCTGCGCGAAGGCCGCGCGCGCTTCGTGGATACCTGGTAG
- a CDS encoding AMP-binding protein, with amino-acid sequence MDRTADRQPLHEHLRRHARATPGGTAIDWYGHSISWAELDATSDAFAARLQALGVQKGEPVVLFLNNCPQYLVAHYGIQKIGAIVCPSGPLNKEHELAYQVGDLKARVIVAAADLLPVVDKVRPGSQLEHVFVVHYADLLPGQPTIDPPAELVAARQAPRQVPADCEDFLTVMRAAARPAPVELSLDDVALMTYTSGTTGLPKGAMLSYGNALFKTEVTAQTAQIGAQDIALSVAPLYHIAGMLMGVNVPVLAGARQVLLFRFDPVAVLQAIDRHKVTHWYSIAPMNFACMQVPQPERFDLTSLRRNPVTSFGITLTEPLAQKWQAFTGGPCISCEAAYGLSETHTMDTGMPFDAIRWGTHGKPMPGVAIRIIDPATGAELPVGEMGEITLLSPGNFKGYWNKPEATAATLKDGWVHTGDMGRMDADGYLTFTGRFKEMIKVSGYSVFPEEVEAILNKHPAVAQSAVIGVPDAAKGEVVRAFIVPRPGQSVQEADFIAWCREHMAPYKAPREVRVIDALPATGAGKVLRRLLKDAA; translated from the coding sequence ATGGATCGCACTGCAGATCGCCAGCCCTTGCACGAACACCTGCGCCGCCACGCCCGCGCGACCCCCGGGGGCACTGCCATCGACTGGTACGGCCACAGCATCAGCTGGGCCGAGCTGGACGCCACCAGCGATGCCTTTGCCGCGCGGCTGCAGGCGCTGGGTGTGCAAAAGGGCGAGCCGGTGGTGCTGTTCCTGAACAACTGCCCGCAATACCTGGTGGCGCACTACGGCATCCAGAAGATCGGCGCCATCGTCTGCCCCAGCGGCCCGCTGAACAAGGAGCACGAGCTGGCCTACCAGGTGGGCGACCTGAAGGCGCGCGTCATCGTGGCCGCTGCCGACTTGCTGCCGGTGGTGGACAAGGTGCGCCCAGGCAGCCAGCTCGAGCACGTCTTCGTCGTGCATTACGCCGACCTGCTGCCCGGGCAGCCCACCATTGACCCGCCTGCCGAACTCGTGGCCGCACGCCAGGCGCCGCGCCAGGTGCCCGCCGACTGCGAGGACTTCCTGACCGTGATGCGCGCCGCTGCGCGCCCCGCGCCGGTCGAGCTGAGCCTGGACGACGTGGCCTTGATGACCTACACCAGCGGCACCACCGGCCTGCCCAAGGGCGCGATGCTCAGCTATGGCAACGCCCTGTTCAAGACCGAGGTCACGGCACAGACAGCGCAGATCGGCGCGCAGGACATAGCGTTGTCGGTGGCGCCGCTGTACCACATCGCCGGGATGCTGATGGGCGTGAACGTGCCGGTGCTGGCGGGCGCCCGGCAGGTGCTGCTGTTTCGCTTCGACCCGGTGGCGGTGCTGCAGGCCATCGACCGCCACAAGGTCACGCACTGGTACTCGATTGCGCCGATGAACTTCGCCTGTATGCAGGTGCCCCAGCCCGAGCGCTTCGACCTGACGAGCCTGCGGCGCAACCCGGTCACCAGCTTCGGCATCACTCTGACCGAGCCGCTGGCACAGAAATGGCAGGCCTTCACCGGCGGGCCGTGCATCAGCTGCGAGGCAGCCTACGGCCTGTCCGAGACGCACACCATGGACACCGGGATGCCGTTCGATGCCATCCGCTGGGGCACGCACGGCAAGCCCATGCCGGGCGTGGCCATCCGCATCATCGACCCGGCCACCGGCGCCGAGCTGCCGGTGGGCGAGATGGGCGAGATCACCCTGCTGTCGCCGGGCAACTTCAAGGGCTACTGGAATAAGCCCGAGGCCACGGCGGCCACGCTCAAGGACGGCTGGGTACACACCGGCGACATGGGCCGCATGGATGCCGACGGCTATCTGACCTTCACCGGGCGCTTCAAGGAAATGATCAAGGTCTCGGGCTACAGCGTCTTCCCCGAGGAGGTCGAGGCCATCCTGAACAAGCATCCCGCCGTGGCGCAATCGGCGGTGATCGGCGTGCCCGACGCGGCCAAGGGCGAGGTCGTGCGCGCCTTCATCGTGCCGCGCCCCGGGCAATCGGTGCAGGAGGCCGACTTCATCGCCTGGTGCCGCGAGCACATGGCGCCCTACAAGGCGCCGCGCGAGGTGCGCGTGATCGACGCCCTGCCGGCCACTGGCGCCGGCAAGGTGCTGCGGCGGCTGCTCAAGGACGCGGCCTGA
- a CDS encoding TetR/AcrR family transcriptional regulator has translation MGRTKATSISRTAPFWEKSPVQARGRQRASTAATDEKRERILAAAETLFDAQGYALTTMEQIVQALGVSKPYVYYYFRNKQEIFETLCWRPAVACFTAMDFPEDDTRPAHLKVTEGVERLIRATIEHHPAAFFPYREPQVFRPEFLAMQKKLANHFYDRMCALMEQAREDGMLDFKETRLTAMAACSLPGFLYHWYRPDGRLAPAEVVRELSELAWRVLGLRKVRRKPAPPPLSAPNPPEESAS, from the coding sequence ATGGGTAGAACAAAAGCGACAAGCATTTCGAGAACTGCTCCCTTCTGGGAAAAGTCCCCGGTGCAGGCACGGGGCCGGCAGCGCGCCAGCACTGCTGCCACTGACGAAAAGCGTGAGCGCATCCTGGCGGCAGCAGAGACTTTGTTCGATGCCCAAGGCTACGCCCTCACGACCATGGAGCAGATCGTCCAGGCGCTCGGGGTGAGCAAGCCCTATGTCTATTACTACTTCCGCAACAAGCAGGAAATCTTCGAGACGCTGTGCTGGCGTCCAGCCGTGGCCTGCTTCACTGCCATGGACTTCCCCGAGGACGACACGCGCCCGGCGCATCTCAAGGTCACCGAGGGCGTCGAGCGGCTGATTCGCGCCACTATCGAGCATCACCCGGCGGCCTTTTTCCCATATCGCGAGCCGCAGGTGTTCCGGCCCGAATTCCTAGCCATGCAAAAGAAGCTGGCCAACCACTTCTATGACCGCATGTGCGCGCTGATGGAGCAGGCCCGCGAGGACGGAATGCTGGACTTCAAGGAAACCCGCCTGACAGCCATGGCCGCCTGCAGCCTGCCGGGCTTTCTCTATCACTGGTATCGCCCCGATGGGCGCTTGGCGCCCGCCGAAGTGGTGCGCGAACTGTCCGAGCTGGCCTGGCGCGTCCTGGGCCTGCGCAAGGTGCGCCGCAAGCCAGCACCGCCTCCCCTGTCTGCCCCCAATCCACCTGAAGAAAGTGCCTCATGA
- a CDS encoding branched-chain amino acid ABC transporter substrate-binding protein, producing MTPRLLPLAAALALCAISTHAQETFKIAYIDPLSGPFANVGELMLTHTQYAIEDINAKGGLWKGTQLQLLQFDSKLSAQESQSALQAAIDQGARAIVTGGSGSSVVTALVQAATRHNQRNPGKEVLVLNHSSIDPELTGKACSFWHFQFEANTAMKMKAIANYIKGQSDIQKMYLLNQDYAHGKQWAHYGRELVTLARPDIQFTGETLHPIGRVKDFAPYVSKIKGSGANSVITGNWGQDMTLLLKAAGEAGHDLRYFNHSAGSVPGTVLAVSQAGMGQLTWVAEWHPGQADAPKVDALATAYKAKTGKDFLAPRIDLTPRFLAAAISKAQSTDPVKIARALEDLTVETTLGPLRMRGEDHQLLLPQVVNTIAPVDGKAVKLGWEGTRYGFRTDAAYSGNELAQGTECKMKRP from the coding sequence ATGACTCCACGCCTGCTCCCCCTGGCCGCCGCTCTCGCCCTGTGCGCCATCAGCACCCACGCCCAGGAAACTTTCAAGATCGCCTACATCGATCCCCTCTCCGGGCCATTCGCCAACGTCGGAGAGTTGATGCTGACGCACACCCAATATGCGATCGAGGACATCAACGCCAAAGGCGGCCTGTGGAAGGGCACGCAGCTGCAGCTGCTGCAATTCGACAGCAAGCTGTCGGCGCAGGAGAGCCAAAGTGCTTTGCAAGCGGCCATCGACCAAGGCGCCCGGGCCATCGTGACGGGCGGCTCAGGCTCGTCGGTGGTCACGGCGCTGGTGCAGGCCGCCACCCGCCACAACCAGCGCAACCCGGGCAAGGAGGTACTGGTGCTGAACCATTCCTCCATCGATCCTGAGCTGACCGGCAAGGCGTGCAGCTTTTGGCACTTCCAGTTCGAGGCCAACACGGCCATGAAGATGAAAGCCATCGCCAACTACATCAAGGGCCAGAGCGACATCCAGAAGATGTATCTGCTGAACCAGGACTATGCGCACGGCAAGCAGTGGGCGCACTATGGCCGCGAACTCGTGACTCTGGCGCGCCCCGACATCCAGTTCACCGGCGAGACGCTGCACCCCATCGGGCGCGTCAAGGACTTTGCGCCCTACGTCTCCAAGATCAAGGGCTCGGGAGCCAACTCCGTGATCACCGGAAACTGGGGGCAGGACATGACACTGCTGCTCAAGGCAGCCGGCGAGGCCGGGCATGACCTGCGCTACTTCAACCACAGCGCCGGCTCTGTGCCCGGCACTGTGCTGGCCGTCTCCCAGGCGGGGATGGGCCAGCTGACCTGGGTGGCTGAATGGCATCCCGGCCAGGCCGACGCTCCCAAGGTGGATGCCTTGGCTACGGCCTACAAGGCCAAGACCGGCAAGGACTTCCTGGCGCCGCGCATCGACCTGACACCCCGCTTTCTGGCAGCGGCCATCAGCAAGGCGCAATCCACCGATCCGGTAAAAATTGCCCGTGCGCTGGAAGACCTCACGGTCGAAACCACACTGGGGCCGCTGCGTATGCGTGGCGAAGATCACCAGCTACTGCTGCCGCAGGTCGTCAACACCATCGCTCCAGTCGACGGCAAGGCTGTCAAGCTCGGCTGGGAAGGTACTCGTTACGGCTTCCGCACCGACGCCGCCTATTCGGGCAACGAGCTGGCTCAAGGCACCGAGTGCAAGATGAAGCGCCCCTGA
- a CDS encoding YggS family pyridoxal phosphate-dependent enzyme, which yields MATIAEQLAQVRARIDKACGRADRAPGCVALMAVSKTFGAQAVLAAAQAGQRSFGENYLQEAVDKMAAVQTLAPALAGQLVWHCIGPIQSNKTRLVAEHFSWAHTIDRLKIAQRLSDQRPQDMLPLNVCIQVNVDGGANKSGVPPEQALELARAVAQLPRLVLRGVMAIPEPAPDFAAQLAVHQRVRAVFDAIAASGPQGLEHFDTLSLGMTGDLEAAIAAGSTLVRVGSGIFGARPPQAAAT from the coding sequence ATGGCGACGATAGCCGAGCAACTGGCGCAGGTGCGTGCGCGCATCGACAAGGCCTGCGGCCGCGCCGACCGCGCCCCGGGCTGCGTGGCCCTGATGGCCGTGTCCAAGACTTTCGGCGCGCAGGCCGTGCTGGCTGCCGCGCAGGCTGGCCAGCGCAGCTTCGGCGAGAACTACCTCCAGGAGGCAGTGGACAAGATGGCCGCCGTGCAGACGCTGGCGCCGGCGCTGGCCGGGCAGCTCGTCTGGCATTGCATCGGCCCCATCCAGAGCAACAAGACGCGCCTGGTGGCCGAGCACTTTTCCTGGGCCCACACCATCGACCGGCTGAAGATCGCCCAGCGCCTGTCGGATCAGCGCCCGCAGGACATGCTGCCCCTCAATGTCTGCATCCAGGTCAACGTCGATGGCGGCGCCAACAAGTCCGGCGTGCCGCCCGAACAGGCGCTGGAGCTGGCGCGCGCCGTGGCGCAGCTGCCGCGCCTGGTGCTGCGTGGCGTCATGGCCATCCCCGAGCCGGCGCCGGATTTCGCTGCGCAGCTGGCCGTGCATCAGCGCGTGCGCGCGGTGTTCGACGCCATCGCCGCCTCAGGCCCCCAGGGACTGGAGCACTTCGACACCCTCTCGCTGGGCATGACGGGCGATCTGGAGGCGGCGATTGCCGCCGGCAGCACCCTGGTGCGCGTGGGCAGCGGCATCTTTGGTGCGCGTCCTCCTCAGGCCGCCGCGACCTGA